A part of Girardinichthys multiradiatus isolate DD_20200921_A chromosome 12, DD_fGirMul_XY1, whole genome shotgun sequence genomic DNA contains:
- the rnf165b gene encoding E3 ubiquitin-protein ligase RNF165 isoform X3, which produces MVLVHVGYLVLPVFGSVRNRGSHFNRQQQQQQQHSHATSCRHFQLGPQAPLPMDFPMPHPGQPQSGINPHLAPPGHQHGPPLHPPLNPLPTPQFQDIPGPPFLPQALHQQYLLQQQILEAQHRHILPPSSRRTPERVPHQPHRLRPGYEFGPPLHVPPQPVVQQPRYLAEGTDWDLSVDAGLAPHQYHIHPLPQHYQHYLTSPRMHHFPRNNASTQVVVHEIRNYPYPQLHLLALQSLNPSRHASAVRESYEELLQLEDRLGSVNRGAIQTTIERFTFPHKYKKRIPQDLKMCLDDEELDTDEKCTICLSMLEDGEDVRRLPCMHLFHQACVDQWLATSRKCPICRVDIETQLTPDS; this is translated from the exons ATGGTGTTAGTGCATGTAGGATATCTGGTTCTTCCCGTATTCGGCTCAGTAAGAAACAGAG GATCCCATTTTAAtcggcagcagcagcaacagcagcagcacagcCATGCTACCTCTTGCAGGCACTTCCAGTTAGGTCCTCAGGCCCCGCTGCCCATGGACTTCCCAATGCCCCATCCAGGGCAGCCGCAGTCAGGCATAAACCCCCACCTGGCCCCTCCTGGCCACCAGCACGGTCCTCCGCTCCACCCACCTCTCAACCCTCTGCCCACTCCGCAATTCCAGGATATCCCCGGCCCTCCTTTCCTACCTCAGGCATTACACCAGCAATACCTTCTCCAGCAGCAGATCCTCGAGGCTCAGCACAGACACATTCTGCCACCCTCCAG TAGACGCACCCCAGAGAGAGTCCCTCACCAGCCTCACAGACTGCGACCAGGCTATGAGTTTGGTCCCCCTCTCCATGTCCCCCCTCAGCCTGTGGTACAGCAGCCTCGCTACCTGGCTGAAGGCACAGACTG gGATCTCAGTGTGGACGCTGGGCTGGCCCCTCACCAGTACCACATCCACCCGCTGCCGCAGCACTATCAGCACTACTTGACCTCCCCGAGGATGCACCACTTCCCCAGAAACAATGCCTCAACGCAAGTG GTCGTCCATGAGATCAGAAACTACCCATATCCCCAGTTGCACTTGCTGGCTCTGCAGAGTCTCAACCCCTCCCGGCACGCCTCTGCCGTCAGAGAGAGCTATGAG GAGCTTTTGCAGCTGGAGGACAGACTGGGCAGCGTGAATCGTGGAGCCATCCAAACCACCATTGAGAGATTCACTTTCCCCCACAAGTACAAAAAG AGAATACCGCAAGACCTGAAGATGTGTCTGGATGACGAGGAGCTGGACACAGATGAAAAGTGCACCATTTGTCTGTCGATGCTGGAAGACGGAGAGGATGTAAG GAGATTACCCTGCATGCACCTTTTTCACCAGGCCTGTGTGGATCAGTGGCTAGCCACCAGCAGGAAATGCCCCATTTGCAGAGTGGACATCGAGACCCAGCTGACGCCTGACAGTTGA
- the rnf165b gene encoding E3 ubiquitin-protein ligase RNF165 isoform X5: MVLVHVGYLVLPVFGSVRNRGSHFNRQQQQQQQHSHATSCRHFQLGPQAPLPMDFPMPHPGQPQSGINPHLAPPGHQHGPPLHPPLNPLPTPQFQDIPGPPFLPQALHQQYLLQQQILEAQHRHILPPSRRTPERVPHQPHRLRPGYEFGPPLHVPPQPVVQQPRYLAEGTDWDLSVDAGLAPHQYHIHPLPQHYQHYLTSPRMHHFPRNNASTQVVVHEIRNYPYPQLHLLALQSLNPSRHASAVRESYEELLQLEDRLGSVNRGAIQTTIERFTFPHKYKKRIPQDLKMCLDDEELDTDEKCTICLSMLEDGEDVRRLPCMHLFHQACVDQWLATSRKCPICRVDIETQLTPDS, translated from the exons ATGGTGTTAGTGCATGTAGGATATCTGGTTCTTCCCGTATTCGGCTCAGTAAGAAACAGAG GATCCCATTTTAAtcggcagcagcagcaacagcagcagcacagcCATGCTACCTCTTGCAGGCACTTCCAGTTAGGTCCTCAGGCCCCGCTGCCCATGGACTTCCCAATGCCCCATCCAGGGCAGCCGCAGTCAGGCATAAACCCCCACCTGGCCCCTCCTGGCCACCAGCACGGTCCTCCGCTCCACCCACCTCTCAACCCTCTGCCCACTCCGCAATTCCAGGATATCCCCGGCCCTCCTTTCCTACCTCAGGCATTACACCAGCAATACCTTCTCCAGCAGCAGATCCTCGAGGCTCAGCACAGACACATTCTGCCACCCTCCAG ACGCACCCCAGAGAGAGTCCCTCACCAGCCTCACAGACTGCGACCAGGCTATGAGTTTGGTCCCCCTCTCCATGTCCCCCCTCAGCCTGTGGTACAGCAGCCTCGCTACCTGGCTGAAGGCACAGACTG gGATCTCAGTGTGGACGCTGGGCTGGCCCCTCACCAGTACCACATCCACCCGCTGCCGCAGCACTATCAGCACTACTTGACCTCCCCGAGGATGCACCACTTCCCCAGAAACAATGCCTCAACGCAAGTG GTCGTCCATGAGATCAGAAACTACCCATATCCCCAGTTGCACTTGCTGGCTCTGCAGAGTCTCAACCCCTCCCGGCACGCCTCTGCCGTCAGAGAGAGCTATGAG GAGCTTTTGCAGCTGGAGGACAGACTGGGCAGCGTGAATCGTGGAGCCATCCAAACCACCATTGAGAGATTCACTTTCCCCCACAAGTACAAAAAG AGAATACCGCAAGACCTGAAGATGTGTCTGGATGACGAGGAGCTGGACACAGATGAAAAGTGCACCATTTGTCTGTCGATGCTGGAAGACGGAGAGGATGTAAG GAGATTACCCTGCATGCACCTTTTTCACCAGGCCTGTGTGGATCAGTGGCTAGCCACCAGCAGGAAATGCCCCATTTGCAGAGTGGACATCGAGACCCAGCTGACGCCTGACAGTTGA
- the rnf165b gene encoding E3 ubiquitin-protein ligase RNF165 isoform X2 — MGRHFHGTCGNHHFSAHPEVFFTLGSHFNRQQQQQQQHSHATSCRHFQLGPQAPLPMDFPMPHPGQPQSGINPHLAPPGHQHGPPLHPPLNPLPTPQFQDIPGPPFLPQALHQQYLLQQQILEAQHRHILPPSRRTPERVPHQPHRLRPGYEFGPPLHVPPQPVVQQPRYLAEGTDWDLSVDAGLAPHQYHIHPLPQHYQHYLTSPRMHHFPRNNASTQVVVHEIRNYPYPQLHLLALQSLNPSRHASAVRESYEELLQLEDRLGSVNRGAIQTTIERFTFPHKYKKRIPQDLKMCLDDEELDTDEKCTICLSMLEDGEDVRRLPCMHLFHQACVDQWLATSRKCPICRVDIETQLTPDS, encoded by the exons ATGGGTCGTCATTTTCATGGTACTTGTGGTAACCATCATTTTTCTGCCCACCCAGAAGTATTTTTCACCCTAG GATCCCATTTTAAtcggcagcagcagcaacagcagcagcacagcCATGCTACCTCTTGCAGGCACTTCCAGTTAGGTCCTCAGGCCCCGCTGCCCATGGACTTCCCAATGCCCCATCCAGGGCAGCCGCAGTCAGGCATAAACCCCCACCTGGCCCCTCCTGGCCACCAGCACGGTCCTCCGCTCCACCCACCTCTCAACCCTCTGCCCACTCCGCAATTCCAGGATATCCCCGGCCCTCCTTTCCTACCTCAGGCATTACACCAGCAATACCTTCTCCAGCAGCAGATCCTCGAGGCTCAGCACAGACACATTCTGCCACCCTCCAG ACGCACCCCAGAGAGAGTCCCTCACCAGCCTCACAGACTGCGACCAGGCTATGAGTTTGGTCCCCCTCTCCATGTCCCCCCTCAGCCTGTGGTACAGCAGCCTCGCTACCTGGCTGAAGGCACAGACTG gGATCTCAGTGTGGACGCTGGGCTGGCCCCTCACCAGTACCACATCCACCCGCTGCCGCAGCACTATCAGCACTACTTGACCTCCCCGAGGATGCACCACTTCCCCAGAAACAATGCCTCAACGCAAGTG GTCGTCCATGAGATCAGAAACTACCCATATCCCCAGTTGCACTTGCTGGCTCTGCAGAGTCTCAACCCCTCCCGGCACGCCTCTGCCGTCAGAGAGAGCTATGAG GAGCTTTTGCAGCTGGAGGACAGACTGGGCAGCGTGAATCGTGGAGCCATCCAAACCACCATTGAGAGATTCACTTTCCCCCACAAGTACAAAAAG AGAATACCGCAAGACCTGAAGATGTGTCTGGATGACGAGGAGCTGGACACAGATGAAAAGTGCACCATTTGTCTGTCGATGCTGGAAGACGGAGAGGATGTAAG GAGATTACCCTGCATGCACCTTTTTCACCAGGCCTGTGTGGATCAGTGGCTAGCCACCAGCAGGAAATGCCCCATTTGCAGAGTGGACATCGAGACCCAGCTGACGCCTGACAGTTGA
- the rnf165b gene encoding E3 ubiquitin-protein ligase RNF165 isoform X1, translating to MGRHFHGTCGNHHFSAHPEVFFTLGSHFNRQQQQQQQHSHATSCRHFQLGPQAPLPMDFPMPHPGQPQSGINPHLAPPGHQHGPPLHPPLNPLPTPQFQDIPGPPFLPQALHQQYLLQQQILEAQHRHILPPSSRRTPERVPHQPHRLRPGYEFGPPLHVPPQPVVQQPRYLAEGTDWDLSVDAGLAPHQYHIHPLPQHYQHYLTSPRMHHFPRNNASTQVVVHEIRNYPYPQLHLLALQSLNPSRHASAVRESYEELLQLEDRLGSVNRGAIQTTIERFTFPHKYKKRIPQDLKMCLDDEELDTDEKCTICLSMLEDGEDVRRLPCMHLFHQACVDQWLATSRKCPICRVDIETQLTPDS from the exons ATGGGTCGTCATTTTCATGGTACTTGTGGTAACCATCATTTTTCTGCCCACCCAGAAGTATTTTTCACCCTAG GATCCCATTTTAAtcggcagcagcagcaacagcagcagcacagcCATGCTACCTCTTGCAGGCACTTCCAGTTAGGTCCTCAGGCCCCGCTGCCCATGGACTTCCCAATGCCCCATCCAGGGCAGCCGCAGTCAGGCATAAACCCCCACCTGGCCCCTCCTGGCCACCAGCACGGTCCTCCGCTCCACCCACCTCTCAACCCTCTGCCCACTCCGCAATTCCAGGATATCCCCGGCCCTCCTTTCCTACCTCAGGCATTACACCAGCAATACCTTCTCCAGCAGCAGATCCTCGAGGCTCAGCACAGACACATTCTGCCACCCTCCAG TAGACGCACCCCAGAGAGAGTCCCTCACCAGCCTCACAGACTGCGACCAGGCTATGAGTTTGGTCCCCCTCTCCATGTCCCCCCTCAGCCTGTGGTACAGCAGCCTCGCTACCTGGCTGAAGGCACAGACTG gGATCTCAGTGTGGACGCTGGGCTGGCCCCTCACCAGTACCACATCCACCCGCTGCCGCAGCACTATCAGCACTACTTGACCTCCCCGAGGATGCACCACTTCCCCAGAAACAATGCCTCAACGCAAGTG GTCGTCCATGAGATCAGAAACTACCCATATCCCCAGTTGCACTTGCTGGCTCTGCAGAGTCTCAACCCCTCCCGGCACGCCTCTGCCGTCAGAGAGAGCTATGAG GAGCTTTTGCAGCTGGAGGACAGACTGGGCAGCGTGAATCGTGGAGCCATCCAAACCACCATTGAGAGATTCACTTTCCCCCACAAGTACAAAAAG AGAATACCGCAAGACCTGAAGATGTGTCTGGATGACGAGGAGCTGGACACAGATGAAAAGTGCACCATTTGTCTGTCGATGCTGGAAGACGGAGAGGATGTAAG GAGATTACCCTGCATGCACCTTTTTCACCAGGCCTGTGTGGATCAGTGGCTAGCCACCAGCAGGAAATGCCCCATTTGCAGAGTGGACATCGAGACCCAGCTGACGCCTGACAGTTGA
- the rnf165b gene encoding E3 ubiquitin-protein ligase RNF165 isoform X4 has product MHHFPRNNASTQVVVHEIRNYPYPQLHLLALQSLNPSRHASAVRESYEELLQLEDRLGSVNRGAIQTTIERFTFPHKYKKRIPQDLKMCLDDEELDTDEKCTICLSMLEDGEDVRRLPCMHLFHQACVDQWLATSRKCPICRVDIETQLTPDS; this is encoded by the exons ATGCACCACTTCCCCAGAAACAATGCCTCAACGCAAGTG GTCGTCCATGAGATCAGAAACTACCCATATCCCCAGTTGCACTTGCTGGCTCTGCAGAGTCTCAACCCCTCCCGGCACGCCTCTGCCGTCAGAGAGAGCTATGAG GAGCTTTTGCAGCTGGAGGACAGACTGGGCAGCGTGAATCGTGGAGCCATCCAAACCACCATTGAGAGATTCACTTTCCCCCACAAGTACAAAAAG AGAATACCGCAAGACCTGAAGATGTGTCTGGATGACGAGGAGCTGGACACAGATGAAAAGTGCACCATTTGTCTGTCGATGCTGGAAGACGGAGAGGATGTAAG GAGATTACCCTGCATGCACCTTTTTCACCAGGCCTGTGTGGATCAGTGGCTAGCCACCAGCAGGAAATGCCCCATTTGCAGAGTGGACATCGAGACCCAGCTGACGCCTGACAGTTGA